Proteins encoded together in one Ipomoea triloba cultivar NCNSP0323 chromosome 4, ASM357664v1 window:
- the LOC116016094 gene encoding probable sucrose-phosphate synthase 4, which translates to MAENEWLNGYLEAILDVGTDKNGGRGGEERSRKMESFKRTIFSGKFDEKFMSERLLQAQKEKPELKLFSPTKYFVEEVVNSFDETDLHRTWIKVVATRNSRERNNRLENMCWRIWHLSRKKKQIASEDAQRLVKRRVELEKGRIDAAEDLSELSEGEXA; encoded by the exons atggCGGAAAATGAGTGGCTGAACGGGTACTTGGAGGCGATTTTGGACGTGGGAACGGACAAAAATGGCGGCCGAGGCGGCGAGGAGAGGAGCAGGAAGATGGAGAGCTTCAAGAGAACAATATTCAGCGGCAAGTTTGATGAAAAGTTCATGTCTGAAAGGCTTCTCCAGGCCCAGAAAGAGAAACCAGAACTGAAGCTGTTTAGTCCGACCAAGTACTTTGTTGAAGAGGTTGTTAACAGCTTCGATGAGACTGACCTCCACAGGACATGGATTAAG GTTGTAGCAACAAGGAATTCTCGGGAGCGCAATAACAGGCTCGAGAATATGTGCTGGAGGATTTGGCATCTCTCCCGCAAGAAGAAACAG ATAGCTTCGGAGGATGCACAAAGGTTGGTGAAAAGGAGGGTTGAGCTAGAGAAAGGTCGTATCGATGCAGCAGAGGATCTTTCTGAACTCTCGGAAGGGGAGNACGCataa
- the LOC116016475 gene encoding probable sucrose-phosphate synthase 4 codes for MAENEWLNGYLEAILDVGTDKNGGRGGEERSRKMESFKRTIFSGKFDEKFMSERLLQAQKEKPELKLFSPTKYFVEEVVNSFDETDLHRTWIKVVATRNSRERNNRLENMCWRIWHLSRKKKQIASEDAQRLVKRRVELEKGRIDAAEDLSELSEGEKEKGEMNRIDSLAYMPRINSDTQIWCDEDKTRQLYIVLISIHGLVRGENMELGRDSDTGGQVKYVVELARALSNMNGVHRVDLLTRQITCPEVDFSYGEPIEMLSCPSDGFGSCGAYIVRIPCGPRDKYIPKESLWPYIPEFVDGALGHIVNMARALGEHVNDGKPVWPYVIHGHYADAAEIAARLSGTLNVPMVLTGHSLGRNKFEQLLKQGRLTKEDINATYKILRRIEAEELALDAAEMVVTSTRQEIEEQWGLYDGFDVQLERKLRVRRQRGVSCLGRYMPRMVVIPPGMDFSSVKAQDLVDCDADLKALIGTDKSQKKRIPHIWSEIMRFFTNPHKPMILALSRPDPKKNVTTLLKAFGECQALQELANMTLILGNRDDIEEMSTNSSTVLTTVLKLIDKYNLYGQVAYPKHHKQHEVPDIYRLAAKTKGVFINPALVEPFGLTLIEAAAYGLPVVATKNGGPVDIIKALNNGLLVDPHDQQGISDALLKLVGDKNRWLECRKNGLKNIHRFSWPEHCRNYLSHVEHCRNRHPANRLEVITPTDEPMSESLCGVEDLSLKFSMDAEFKPNGELDLANRQQELIKILTPKATSNSKSNIGYFPGRRQGLYVVAADCYNNTGNATEILSLIIKNVKQITGIKSSQTGLVLMTGMSLQETKEAVKNSQVNLEDFDALVCNSGSEIYYPWRDLIVDEDYEAHIEYRWPGENVKSAVTRLAKVDGGTESNDMKCMNPSSSRCYSYSINAGTKTRKVNDIRQRLRMRGFRCNILYTNAGLRLNVIPLCASRAQAIRYLSIKWGIDLSRITVLVGENGDTDYEDLLVGLHKTVILQGCVEYGSDMLLRNEDSFKWQDVVPQDSTTTAIAESYEAHNISTALEKLGSM; via the exons atggCGGAAAATGAGTGGCTGAACGGGTACTTGGAGGCGATTTTGGACGTGGGAACGGACAAAAATGGCGGCCGAGGCGGCGAGGAGAGGAGCAGGAAGATGGAGAGCTTCAAGAGAACAATATTCAGCGGCAAGTTTGATGAAAAGTTCATGTCTGAAAGGCTTCTCCAGGCCCAGAAAGAGAAACCAGAACTGAAGCTGTTTAGTCCGACCAAGTACTTTGTTGAAGAGGTTGTTAACAGCTTCGATGAGACTGACCTCCACAGGACATGGATTAAG GTTGTAGCAACAAGGAATTCTCGGGAGCGCAATAACAGGCTCGAGAATATGTGCTGGAGGATTTGGCATCTCTCCCGCAAGAAGAAACAG ATAGCTTCGGAGGATGCACAAAGGTTGGTGAAAAGGAGGGTTGAGCTAGAGAAAGGTCGTATCGATGCAGCAGAGGATCTTTCTGAACTCTCGGAAGGGGAGAAGGAGAAAGGGGAAATGAATCGGATAGATTCCCTTGCTTATATGCCAAGAATTAACTCAGATACACAGATTTGGTGTGATGAAGATAAGACAAGACAACTGTACATTGTCCTGATCAG TATTCACGGGTTGGTTCGTGGAGAAAACATGGAACTTGGACGGGATTCTGATACTGGTGGTCAG GTGAAGTATGTGGTAGAGCTAGCACGAGCACTTTCCAACATGAACGGAGTACATCGTGTTGATCTTCTGACCCGACAGATCACTTGTCCAGAGGTAGACTTCAGCTATGGTGAACCAATCGAGATGCTGTCATGCCCATCTGATGGTTTTGGAAGCTGTGGTGCCTATATAGTCCGAATCCCCTGTGGACCACGCGATAA ATACATTCCAAAAGAATCGCTGTGGCCATATATACCAGAATTCGTCGATGGGGCTTTAGGCCACATTGTGAATATGGCAAGAGCTTTAGGAGAACATGTGAATGATGGGAAACCGGTGTGGCCTTATGTGATCCATGGCCATTATGCTGATGCAGCAGAGATAGCAGCACGCCTATCCGGAACCTTAAATGTGCCAATGGTTTTAACAGGCCACTCGCTAGGTAGAAACAAGTTTGAGCAACTACTTAAACAGGGGAGGCTCACCAAGGAGGATATAAACGCCACATACAAAATACTGAGAAGGATCGAAGCTGAAGAGTTGGCACTCGATGCTGCAGAAATGGTGGTTACTAGCACACGCCAAGAGATTGAAGAGCAATGGGGTCTGTATGATGGTTTTGATGTACAATTGGAGAGGAAGCTTAGAGTTAGGAGACAAAGGGGAGTTAGTTGCCTCGGACGATACATGCCTAGGATGGTG GTTATACCACCAGGGATGGATTTCAGCAGTGTTAAAGCACAAGATCTAGTAGACTGTGATGCAGACCTCAAGGCCTTAATTGGAACTGATAAAAGCCAAAAGAAGCGTATCCCTCATATATGGTCTGAG ATTATGAGATTCTTCACAAACCCTCACAAGCCAATGATACTTGCATTGTCCCGTCCTGACCCTAAAAAGAATGTCACCACTTTGCTCAAGGCTTTCGGTGAATGCCAAGCCCTTCAAGAACTAGCCAATATG ACACTCATACTAGGCAACAGAGATGACATAGAAGAGATGTCAACTAACAGCTCCACTGTTCTCACAACAGTACTTAAGCTCATTGACAAGTACAATTTATACGGTCAGGTGGCATATCCGAAGCATCACAAGCAACATGAAGTTCCTGATATATATCGCCTGGCTGCAAAAACCAAG GGAGTTTTCATCAATCCAGCTCTTGTGGAACCATTTGGTCTCACTCTTATAGAG GCTGCTGCTTATGGATTACCAGTAGTTGCAACAAAAAATGGAGGGCCTGTAGATATAATCAAG GCACTTAACAATGGGCTGCTTGTTGATCCACATGACCAACAAGGAATATCAGATGCTCTTCTAAAGCTTGTTGGTGATAAAAACCGGTGGCTTGAGTGCCGTAAGAATGGTTTAAAAAATATCCACCGCTTCTCCTGGCCAGAGCATTGCCGTAACTACCTCTCCCATGTTGAGCATTGCAGAAACCGCCACCCTGCAAACCGTCTTGAAGTTATCACGCCTACTGATGAACCCATGAGTGAATCACTATGTGGTGTTGAAGACCTTTCCCTTAAGTTCTCCATGGATGCAGAATTTAAACCTAATGGAGAGCTTGATTTGGCCAACAGACAGCAAGAACTTATCAAGATATTAACACCaaaggcaacttccaattccaAATCAAACATTGGTTACTTCCCAGGAAGAAGGCAGGGGCTATATGTTGTCGCTGCAGACTGTTATAACAACACGGGAAATGCTACTGAAATATTATCTCTAATTATCAAGAATGTGAAGCAAATTACAGGTATAAAGTCCAGCCAAACAGGTTTAGTATTAATGACAGGAATGAGTCTGCAGGAGACAAAAGAAGCAGTAAAGAATAGCCAAGTAAATTTGGAAGATTTTGATGCATTAGTTTGCAACAGTGGAAGTGAAATTTACTATCCATGGAGGGACTTGATAGTGGATGAGGACTATGAAGCCCATATTGAGTATCGGTGGCCAGGTGAGAACGTAAAATCAGCCGTGACTAGGCTGGCCAAAGTAGATGGTGGGACTGAGAGCAATGACATGAAATGCATGAATCCAAGCAGCTCTAGATGCTACTCATACAGCATTAATGCAGGAACCAAG ACTCGGAAAGTGAATGACATTCGGCAAAGGCTACGCATGAGAGGATTCCGCTGCAATATTCTATACACAAATGCTGGATTAAGGTTGAATGTGATACCATTATGTGCATCAAGAGCCCAAGCAATCAG GTATCTCTCTATTAAATGGGGTATAGACCTTTCCAGAATAACAGTCTTAGTGGGAGAAAACGGGGACACAGATTATGAAGACCTGCTCGTGGGCCTCCACAAGACTGTTATTCTACAAGGTTGTGTGGAATATGGTAGTGATATGCTTCTCCGGAATGAAGATAGTTTCAAATGGCAAGATGTAGTACCCCAAGATAGCACAACCACAGCCATAGCTGAAAGTTATGAAGCCCACAATATCTCTACTGCCTTGGAGAAGTTAGGCAGCATGTGA